One window of the Desulfobotulus mexicanus genome contains the following:
- the fcl gene encoding GDP-L-fucose synthase has protein sequence MIMEKRKPVSDRKVFVAGHRGMVGSAIVRRLEILGYEHIVTRTRSELDLLDQRAVFDFMQSEKPDEIYLAAAKVGGILANNTYPAEFIYENIVVEANTIHAAHLSGVQRLLFLGSSCIYPRDAQQPMQEEALITGVLEPTNEPYAIAKIAGIKLCESYNRQYGRDYRSVMPTNLYGPGDNFHPENSHVVPALLRRFHEAVQEKAPEVLIWGSGTPMREFMHVDDMAAASVHVMDLEEDVHRQYTRPMLSHINVGTGQDCTIRELAETIARVTGYGGRLVFDATKPDGTPRKLLDVSRLKSLGWQAGIGLEEGLNYTYAWFLKHKEDLKVC, from the coding sequence ATGATAATGGAAAAAAGAAAGCCGGTATCGGATAGGAAGGTTTTTGTCGCAGGCCACAGGGGAATGGTGGGCAGTGCCATTGTGCGACGGCTGGAGATACTGGGGTATGAACATATTGTCACCCGGACCCGCAGCGAGCTGGATCTTCTGGATCAGAGGGCTGTTTTTGACTTTATGCAGTCAGAAAAACCCGATGAAATCTATCTGGCAGCGGCAAAGGTGGGGGGGATTCTTGCCAACAATACGTATCCTGCTGAGTTTATTTATGAGAATATTGTTGTTGAGGCCAACACCATCCATGCGGCCCACCTCAGCGGGGTGCAGAGACTGCTTTTTCTGGGGAGCAGCTGTATCTATCCGAGGGATGCGCAGCAACCCATGCAGGAGGAGGCACTGATTACCGGTGTGCTTGAGCCCACCAATGAACCCTACGCCATTGCAAAAATTGCTGGAATCAAGTTGTGTGAAAGTTACAACCGCCAGTACGGCAGGGATTACCGGAGTGTGATGCCCACCAATCTCTATGGACCGGGGGATAATTTTCATCCTGAAAACAGCCATGTTGTTCCGGCACTGCTACGGCGTTTCCACGAAGCCGTTCAGGAAAAAGCACCTGAGGTGCTGATCTGGGGCAGCGGCACTCCCATGCGGGAGTTCATGCATGTGGATGATATGGCTGCCGCTTCAGTGCATGTAATGGATCTGGAGGAAGACGTCCACAGGCAATATACCCGTCCCATGCTGTCCCATATTAACGTGGGTACAGGGCAGGACTGCACCATACGGGAATTGGCTGAAACCATTGCCAGGGTGACGGGGTACGGGGGACGGCTGGTTTTTGATGCCACAAAGCCCGATGGGACTCCACGGAAGCTCCTTGATGTATCCCGGCTGAAGTCTCTGGGATGGCAGGCGGGTATTGGGCTTGAAGAAGGTCTGAATTATACCTATGCTTGGTTTTTGAAGCATAAAGAAGATTTAAAGGTATGTTAG